The sequence CCGTCAGGCCCGGCTTATCATCGAAAAAAACAACTTTCTTCCATGCTGCGGTTCCGGAAACAAAGGAAACCGGTAAAAAGCTGCCGGATGTCACCCGTGACGATTCCCAGGTTAATTCCGGATCGATCCAGCCGGGTTGGAATATGATATCGGAAATCGATAATCCGGAACGGAACCGGATTCCCGCTCCCGATGATGCCGGGGCGATGCTGGTTTTCAATAGTACAAATAATGCCGGGCAGAAAGATGTTCCGCAAAACGATTCATTCTCATCCGAAACCGGAATGGCTCAACCGTTACCATCCGTAACCGATGAACGGGAGACCGGAGCTGACAGCGCTCCACAAACGGCTGAAAGTTCATCCGGAGAAGCTGTTGCCGATATACGTTTTGATGTGACCGGTCATCCGGAATCATGGAGCAGAAGCACATCGACGCTCGATCAGTCCCGAGCCAGCAATTTCACGCTGAAACCCATCCAGATTGTCATCCCGGTCGATTATCAGCATACCGAACCGCAGAATCCCGAGGAAGAACTGTTGTTCGACATGTACCGTTCTCTCGAGAAAAACAAGCTGTACCCCGTATGGTCGCCCGATGGCAGCCAGATTGTCATAACCGACAGGATATACGGAATCTGGATGGTACCGGTTCAGGGCGGCGAGCCTGCGCTCATATACCGTAACGATCCCGTGCGGTATCATGATGTGACGGTGCGTCTTACGGGTATCGAACCTCTCTGTTTCGCGCCCGGAGGCCGTGAGCTGACGTACAAACGGTATATCATCGACGAGGACATGGGCTCGGAAGTCATAATCGACAAGAGCACCTCTCCCCCGCATATGACGATTATGAACCCGGTGCCGGTCATCGAGATGGTTGACATCGAGACGGGCAGGACTCAGGTTCTTGCCAAAGGGGCGGCGTACGGCAGATGGAGCTCCGACGGCAGGCTGTTCCTGTACACCCGTCTCGATGCCGAATCCTTCAAGGAACTCATGATCCGTGATGTCTATACGGGAAATGAATACCCCATCGACGAATTCGCCGCTCAGCAAATCCAGCTGTCACCGAACGACCGATACCTCATGTTTAACGAGGATGACCTGTTCATGCTGCCCGGAACCGGAGATCTCAAGCGTTTCAGTCTGAGCGGCGGTGTCACTTTCTCCGATGTATCCCGTGACGCCCGGTGGATACTCTACACATACCGGGGAAGCCTTTTTGTCTACGACACTCATGATGAGAAGGCCATAGACCTTTTTCCCGAAGAGTACATATCGCCGAACTGGGCACGGTTTTCTCCCGACCTGTCGTCCATCTGTTTTTCCCTCGAATCGGAAAAGAACGGCTGGGAAATTTACCTGTACGATTTCAGCAAGATAACATCCGAAACGGGAGTTCAGGAAGCAGCGGCGCCGGTTGCATTCGGGCTCAAAGACAATTTCCCCAATCCGTTCAATTCATCGACGACCATTCAGTTTTCGCTGCCCGAGCGGGCAACGGCGTCAATGGTTATCTACAACATCATGGGGCAGCGTGTACGCGAGCTCGTTTCCGGAATGGCTGAACCGGGGATACATTCGGTTGTCTGGGACGGCAGGGACGACAGCGGACGCACGGTCGGAACAGGAACCTATATCACGAGGCTTATCGCGGGAAATCATCATGCGGTGATCAGAATGACGCTGGTGAAATAGAATCATATGAAGCGCACACAAACAGAATTCTCCTTTCTTCGGGTGATAGATAAAAAAATGGAGGTAGAACCATGAACCGTGACAGGGATGCCTGACGGAAAATGTTGCGGAACTTGTTGCACGCAGTCAAAAAACACATGAAAAATGAGGGAAACTCTATGGTACGAATAAAAGGTATTCTCATAATACTGGTCATCTCGGTTTTCGCGCTCACATCATATGCCGATGGGTTTATAAACGAATATCCCAATGGTAACAGTGTAAATGAGATCGTCTTCCAGGGTAATTATGCATGGAGCGCCACCTACGGCAGTCTCGTCCGCTGGGACAGGCGTGACGGCTCATATATCCAGTTCACTACCAAAGACGGTCTTGCGAGCAATAATGTTACGGGCATTGTTATCGATGACAACGGTAAACTCTGGATAGCGACAACAAAGGGTGTGAATGTTTATGACGGTCAGAGCTTCACAACGCTGACTACTGAAAACAGCGGATTGGCGGATTACCGTATTCTCAGCATAACCAAATCGAATGATGGCACTCTCTGGTTTGGTACAACGCTCGGAATATCGAAATTCGATGGAGATTCATGGAAAAGCTACTCCATCGATGATATCGTTACCGATCACCGGGCGGGCGGTTATGTTACAGATATCGTTATTGATCATACCGGAAAAATATGGGCTGTTGTATTTAAGTATGATTACGGAATTGAGATGAATACACGGCTGTATTTGTCCAGTTTCGACGGCACCGCATGGACGGTCCACAACGATGCCGATGGCACGTTGAAGGCTCTTCAGGTCGAAGCGATAGCAATCGATAACAACAACACTGTCTGGGCTGCGACCCGGGGCAATGATGTCACAGGGCCTGTTTACACATTCGACGGCACCGCATGGACGGATACCGGTATCGATGGCGTCAACGATATCTCGGTGGCCGACGATGGTACCGTCTATCTCGCGCGGGGCAATATCTTTAATAGCAGGAACACCAATCCAAGCATCACAAAATTCGATGGCTCGTCTTTTACCGAGCTGCCTCTTTCCGGTCTTTTCGGTTATCAACCTACTATATATTCAAATGTTTTCCCTGATGAATCAGGAACATTCTGGTTCGTGGTTAAACCGGGAAACACTGCATATATTCTGTATTCCTATGATGGTGTGAATATCCACCAGCATTCGACAGTCGGGCCTCTGAGTTTTGATGTGAATGAAATGATTGTTGACAGCTCGAACACCAAATGGCTGGCGACCAATTACGGGCTTTCCAGATTCGATGGAACCACATGGGAAAATATTGTTTTCGATGTCAAACCCGAGGATGTCGCTGGTTCCGGTCTGGGGGTGCTTGCCAATGATTTTGCCAACATGATACGCGATATAGCCATCGATAAAGATGGAACCATCTGGCTGGCAACGTATCTGGGTATCAGGAAAATCGACAGTACAGGCGAAACGCTCTACAACACATGGAACTCCGAAGAACTTCCGGGAATGCCGGGCGGTGTCAATCAGGTGGTTATCGACAATAATGGCGTCAAATGGTTTGCCGGTAACTACTGGCTCTACCGTTATGACGGTGAATCGTGGTCAACAGTACAGTTCGGGAAACTTGAAGGCGTGGTACGTTCGATGGAAGTGGACCATAATAATGTTTTATGGTTCGGTATAGGATTTGCTGATGGAGTTAAAGTGAAAAGCGGAGTCGCAAGCTTCGACGGGACAACCTGGACGTACTATGACATCGATAACAGCCCGCTCAAAGGCGATCTCGCGAGAATTGCCATAGCTGCCGACAACACGAAATGGATAGCGACAAGCGAAGGGTATTACAAATTCGACGGGACAACCTGGACATCGTATGAGGATATCAAGAACGCATCCTATCCCCAATATCAGCCATACGACATACTCATCGACAAGGACGGGATTGTCTGGTTCATGGTGTCGGGCTGTCTCCACTCGTTCGATGGCTCAGTTTGGGACGATCACGGTAAGAAGTCGTTTGGTGTTCCCTGCCAGTTTGTAATCGACAATACGGACGAAGTATGGGTTGTTTCCAAAAACGCTGCCGGTTATATGGCGAGCTTCAACAAGAATGCCATCAGAACCGATGTCGCCGCCCGGGATGAAATACCATCCGCCATCGCCATCAAGGGCAACTACCCGAATCCGTTCAATCCTTCGACGACCATCGAATTCACCCTCACGGAATCGGGACGCGCGCAGCTCGACATTTATAACACCGCAGGCCAGAAGGTCCGGACACTCCTTACGGAAACTATGATGCCCGGTGTTTACAGCGCTTTCTGGAACGGCTGCGACGAGTATGGCAAGGCTGTTTCATCGGGTGTATATTTCTCCCGTATCACCATGAATGGCCGAAGCGCGGCAGGGCGCATGCTCCTCATGAAGTAAACGATCCGAAGTACGGAAGCTCTGTTGCCTTACCTATATCGGGGAGGGATGTTTGCAAAACTGCGGCGGCAGACCCTGCAGTGTATGAACCTATGCACGCATCTGAAGAGAGGAGAACAGATGAATGCAGGAGAGGCTGTCGTTCCTTACCGGTACATCCCAAACCGAAATCATGAAATGAGACGCTCCGCAAGGGGCGTCTTTTTTATTACCGCAAAAACAACCTGAACCACGATTACCGGGATTAAGCCGGGATTACCACGATTTTTTCAATCCGGGTAATCATGGTCAATCCTGAAAATCCCGGTTCCAACTCCCCCTTGATTCACTCAGAGAAACTATCGGAGAAAATTGAGTACTCTCATTGTCTCTCCGGTATAAAAGGCTTTGTTCTTCTGCCGTTTCTTTCTATATTTACAGCCTGATAATTTTCGTTTGACCTATACACTTGAGAGCTTTTATTAGGGCTTTCCGCACCATTTTCAAAGGCTGAAATATCATGGAAAACATACTGCATCCGAGCGCCCGTATCGGTGCCAATGTCGCCATCGGTCACTACACCGTAATCGAGCACGACGCTGTCATCGGCGATGACTGTGTCATCGGCCACCATGCCGTCATCCACGCCGGTTCGAAAATCGGCAAAGGCGTCCGTATCGATGATCATGCGGTCATAGGCAAACTTCCCGCCACGGCGCGCCGGAGCAAGACAACGGCTGCCGGGCGCATCCTCGAACCGGTCGTCATCGGCGATGAATCCATCATCGGTACCGGGGCAATCGTCTATGCCGGCGCAGTATTGGGCGCCGGAGTTCTTGTGGCCGACACAGCCGCAGTCCGTGAGGATGTAACCATCGGCGATTACACAATCATCGGCCGTAACGCCACCATCGAGAACAAGGTCACCGTCGGGGCGCGGTGCAAGATCATGAGCCATGCCTATATCTGTGCATTCTCCGAGATCGGCGACGACTGTTTCATCGCCCCCTGCGTCGCGACTTCGAACGATACCTATGTGGGAAGATGGAAGGAACGCACTAAATACTATAAAGGTGTGACAGTCAGGACAGGCGGCCGTATCGGCGTCAACGCAACGACACTGCCGGGAAGGACTGTCGGCCCGGACGGCCTCGTTGCAGCCGGCACGGTTGTCACGAAGGATGTCCCGGATTCGACCATCGTGTGCGGAAATCCGGGAAAACCGCTCCGTCCCGTACCGGAAAATCAACTGCTTAAAAACCAGGAGAACTGAAACGATGAAGGTTCCGCTGCTCGATCTGAAAGCCCAGTATGCCGCAATCCGCGATGAGATAGAACCCGTTGTCCGGGAGGTCTTCGAGAGCCAGTATTTCATTATGGGCCCGAAGGTGAAAGAATTCGAGGAACAGGTTGCCCGTTATTCCGGCGCGAAACATGCAATCGGCTGCGCTTCCGGAACCGATGCGCTGCTCCTTGCGCTCATGGCGCTCGATGTGGGACCGGGAGACGAGGTGATCACCTCTCCCTATACCTTTTTCGCCACGGGAGGCTCGGTCGCCCGTCTCGGCGCAAAGCTCGTGTTCTGCGATATCAAACCCGATACCTACAACCTCGATCCCGATCTTCTCGAAGGCGCGATAACCGAAAGAACCAAAGCTGTCATTCCCATACACCTGTACGGTCTTGTAGCCGAGATGGACAGGATCAATAAGATCGCCCATGCCCGCAACATCGCCGTCATCGAGGACGCCGCACAGGCTATCGGAGCCGCGGCTCCGTACGGAACCGCGGGCGCTCTCGGCGACATGGGGTGTTTCTCCTTCTTCCCGTCCAAAAACCTCGGAGGTGCGGGCGACGGTGGCATGGTGGCGACGAATGACGACGGATATGCGGAACGCGTCGGAATTCTACGTCTTCATGGCTCGCAGCCGAAGTACTATCACAAGGTTGTCGGTATCAATTCACGGCTCGATGCGCTTCAGGCTGTCGTTCTCTCGGTGAAGCTTCGCCACCTCGACGATTGGTCGGCGGGACGGCTCAAAAACGCCATGACCTACAACCGCCTGTTTACCGAAAAGGGGCTGTCCGGCACGGTTACGGTTCCGGTTATTCCGGAGGGATACCGCCATATTTTCAACCAGTATATCATCAGGGTTCCCCGCCGCGACGAACTGAGAAAGCACCTTTCGGAACACGGCATCGGCACCGAGATTTACTACCCGGTTCCCCTCCATCTCCAGGAATGCTTTGCCAACCTCGGTTACCGTGAGGGTGACATGCCGGAAAGCGAAGAAGCCGCACGGTTGACGCTGGCGCTTCCCATCTATCCCGAGCTTACCGGAGAGATGCAGGAATATGTCATCGATACGATACGGGATTTTTACCAGCACCCATAATCACGGACGAGAACTGGAAACCGATTCATGAAAGTCTGTCATTTAACCTCGGTTCATATCCCGTTTGATACCCGTATTTTTCATAAGGAATGCAGGAGTCTCGCCGACGCCGGATATGAGGTTCACCTTGTCGCTCCGCACGACAGGGACGAGGTTGTGGACGGCGTTCGTATCCATGCTGTCCGCAGACGTCACAGCAAGCTGAAACGGATGATGTTCTCCCCTGTCGATGTTCTGAGAAAAGCCCTGAAAATCGATGCGCCCCTTTACCATTTTCACGATCCCGAGCTCATTCCGGCCGGGCTGATTCTCCGCGCTCTCGGCAAGTCCGTAATCTATGATGTGCATGAGGATTATCCGGAGACCGTTCCGAACAAGCAGGTGGTACCCCGCGCTTTCGGTCAGCCGGCGGGACTGATCATGAGGTTGATCGAACGCTGCGCATCCCCGCTTTTCTCCGCCGTTGTCGTTGTCACACCCGCAATCCATGCCCGTTTCCGGTCATACACGGGGAAAACGCATCTGATTTACAATTTTCCTATTGTCAGGGATCACGGGGCCATACCATGGGAAAGCCGTGAAGACGCAGTATGTTATCTGGGTTCCATCGCATCGAACCGGGGCATACTGGAGATGGTGAAAGCCATTGCGCTCGTACGGGAGAAAATCCCCGCAAAGCTGATTCTTGCCGGGGATTTTACATCGAAATCACTGGAACGGGAAATCAGCGCCCTTCCGGAGTTCTCCTCGGTCGAGTATCACGGATTCGTGGAGTTCGATGAATCCGACAAGCTCCTGGCGCGGGCTAAAGCGGGCCTTATCGTCGTTCATCCCGAGCAGCGGTATCGTGTTTCGTATCCGAATAAACTGTTCGAATACATGATGGCGGGAATACCGGTTATCGCTTCGGATTTCCCGCTCTGGCGTGAAATGATCGAAGAATCGCAATGCGGTATCCTCGTCGACCCGCTCGATCCGGATGCCATAGCCGATGCCATTGTCACCATGCTGCAGAATCCCGGCGAAGCACAGGCCATGGGCACACGGGGCCATGAAGCCGCGAAAGAAAAATACCGGTGGGAAAACGAGAACAGGAAGCTCCTCACACTCTACGAGTCTCTCCCCGGCGGGCATTCATAGATAACGGTAACTCGATGATAAACAGGGAATTCGCCCTTCTCCGAAACACAGCCGGATTCACCGGAAGCGATTGATATGGCATACGATTCGGTTCATAAACGCCTCACGAAGGTTCTGTACAAGGCGTCTTCGTGCCCGTTCCTTTTTGCGGAGGTTCACTGCGCGGGCGGCGACTACTGCCCGTTCCCCGAAGGAAAAGACAAGCTGTGCTGTTTTTTCTGCGCCCGTTTCGATATCTGCCCCGACAAGACCGGCGTCTGTACCCGGCTGCAGGATAAAAAATAACACCAACAGGAGATAGAAAAACCGGGAACCATGGCAGCGCATGATTCCCGGTTTGGATCAATCTTCAATTTTGAACGATCTTTCCCTGTTACACAACTTCAAGCTTACATATCAAACGAACATGAGTTAATGTACTTGTTTGCCCATCTCCAGGAGCACTTCACGGCTTTTGTCGCTTGCAGCGCCGGACTGGTGGCAGGCATAGCAGGTCATCTCGACCGTGAGCCGAGCGAAACCGTCGCCGTTGATAGTAGCGTGCCCGGTGCCGTCATCGAGTTTGTAGTCCGGGTCGAGAGTGATTCCGAAAATATGGGAGTGCGCATCGCCCCTGTGATATCCCTTCTCCATGGAGTCAAATGCTCCACGGACGGCGAGCGGCATATGGCACTGACGGCAGGTGAGATCCTTCATGGCCGCGATCTTGACCGGCTTGGCGTGATCACCCTTGTGGCAGTCCTCGCACTGTTTGACAAACCCGTCATCGGTACGTGATGTGGCATGGGGATTATGGCAGTCGACACAGCGCGGATAATTCATTTTGCCTTTTTTATTTAATTTCATCTCGGAGTACTGCTGTCTGCTCTCGATAAGTTCGGGGGCTTTGACATTGATCTTGTCGTCCGCGTTGCGCTTGTGGCATTCGCCGCAGAGATCGGATTTTTTGGTTACGACTATTTTGAGGTCTGCCTTGGCGTCCTTTTTCTTGAGGTCGCTTTTCCCCTTGAGAATCACATGTTCATGCCCGGGGCCGTGGCATGCCTCGCAGCCGACACTGTTTTCGTACCACTTGCCGGGTATTCCTTCGAGCTCGTTTTTCACACCTTTTTCATAGGTATCCGTCGCAGACCAGCCGACCACATGGCACTTGATGCACTCGTATTTGAGCGTGCCGTTCGGAATATCGGGCTTGAATGCGGTCATCGCTTTGCCATCGAGCGACCACTGGGCTTTTTCGCCGGTAGCCACATACCCTTTGGAATTGACAAAACGGGCATAATGCTTGTCACCGCCGATGAGGTATGTCAGGTCTGCCCATGTCATCCCTTCGGGCAGGGTCACATCGACCCCTTCGGGCGCGGCGCCACCCTCGACCGGACGGAGCATGCGGGCATGACTGTGGTTGTCCCACACTCCCTTTATCGGCTTGTGGCACATGCCGCATCCTTTCGAGCTCACATATCCGTGGTCGCCTTCCTGAGCGTATCCGGAGTAAGGGGAAAACAGAACGCCGAGCGCTACGACCACAATCCCCGTTATGCAGGCACACAGTTTCCTTTTCATATGGCGACCCTTTTCTGCTGACTGTTATGAAAAATTCTGATTCCCGGTATTATATACTATAAAATAATCTTCATTGTATAAAAATCAAGTAAATTGAAGAGTATCGCAACACCCATATGTAACTTCTCTTAATATATTACATTATATTTTATTCACAAACACCCGCAAATTGATTACCATGAGTGTTATTATCGTGGCGTCCGTGCACCTTTTTACGGTTCCGTGAGTCTACATTCGTATGTATATCGCCAAAATCATATGCACAGCTTTTTTTCTGCTGGACGTATGCGTTGTTGAAACGCCGTGCGATGAAACCCATGCCGAAAATCCGCTGCCGTTCGGCCATGACCGTGCGGTCGTACAGGGCAGCGGCAGTCCGGGACCATACTCCCTCGGCGCACGCTTTGTCGGCGGCACGGTGACTGTCGAGCGGACTTCCGCGCCGGATTCGCTCCAAATCGCCTCGTGGGATACGGCTGCCGGGACAATCACATTCAACGCCATACTCGCAGCCGGTGATTCTGCGGTTGTCCTTTATGCCGTGCCTCCCACGTGGCTCAGGCAGACCTACACACGCGAAAGCACCATGACCATTCCCCGAAGCCCGGAGAATCAATCCTCATCATCAGCATACACAAAACCAACGCCCAAGGCATTTCCCGGCCTCAATTTCGGCGGTTCGAAAACCTTCGAGGTCAGCACGGGAAGCGACAGAGCTGTCGCGCTCAACCAGTCTCTCCGCCTCAATATTTCGGGCAATATCACCGACGACATCACCCTCAATGCCGCGATATCCGACCAGAATATGCCCATCACTCCCGAGGGCGACACCCGCGAGCTCAACGAGCTCGACCGTGTTCTCATAGAGCTGAAGGGCAGGCACTTCAGGGCCGACATGGGCGACACCGACCTTCAGCGGAATGCGGGACGGTGGCAGAGCTATACACGGCGTCTGTCGGGGGCTTATCTCAATGTTCACAACGGCGGCGTTTCGGCTTTCGGATCGGGCGCGGTCTCGGAAGGCCGTTACATGAGCACCGCCATATCCCCGGTCGAGGGGAACCAGGGCCCGTACCGTCTCATCGGTGGCGACGGCAACTCGCACATCGCCATAATCCCCGGAACCGAACGGGTCTGGATAAACGGCGAACAGCTCACCCGCGGGTACAACTACGATTACACCATCGACTACTCGACCGGCGAGATCACTTTTTCCGAGCGGCGAATCATCGGATCGGACATGCGCATCGTCTGCGACTACGAATACACGAGCGAAACCTATCGCCGGACGTTTTTCTCGGGCGGGGCCGACAGCGAGCTCATGAAAGGCCGTCTCAAGATCGCCGTCACAGCAGCGCGGGAGGCGGACGACTCCGGCAGGCCGGTATACGGCGACCTCGACGATGCCTCGAAAAAGATACTCGCGGCTGCGGGCGATTCTCTCGCCGCGGTTCCCGGCATCCGTCATGCGGACGGGGATTCCACGGGAACCTATGACAGCGTGGAGGGCCACCTCGTGTTCAATCCGCTCGGGAAAGGGGCGTACAATGCTACTTTTTCATGGGTCGGGGAGAACAGCGGATCATACCGTTATCGCGGCGGCGGAATCTATGAGTTTGTGCCGCCGGAGGAGCGCGGTCCCGGTTCAGGCGCCTCATATGAGCCGATAACCGTTATCAGCGGCCCCGCCGAACACAGTCTCGCCGGTGTAACCGTATCGTTCGACCCTGTTTCAGCGGTGCACTTCGAAACCGAACTCGCCGGTTCATCTCTCGACAATAACACTCTCTCAAGCATCGATGATTCCGACAACAACGGCGGGGCATACCGGCTATCCGCGAAACTGTCCCCGGAAATACGGGCACGGTTACCGCTCCGTCTCGATATCGCAGGAACAACACGTTCACAGGAACGGACATTCACACCGCTCGACCGTGACCGTACCGCCGAGGAAAACCGCCGCTGGGGCATGCCCCTCATTACCGGCGCGGCGAAGGAAACGGTGACCGAGTTTTCCGGCGGGATGAGCGTATCGAAAGGAAAGCTGTCGGGAACGGGCATTCTCCTGAGCGGCGGGAAGGCGGATTTCGGCGATTCGACCGCTTCCTCGCGTTTCGGAGGTGAAAGCAGCGTCGCTATCGAGGGACGTGGAAAAGCCCGTCTGGCAGCCGATCACATCGTCCGCGAGCATTTTACCGGCCTTCCCGATGAAACAATCGACCGATATTACGGTGAAACAGACGCCGCAGTCTCCGGGTTTTCACCGTCCGCCCAGTACGAAGGAGAGCGAACAGAAGGCAGAGGCGACTATTCCCACGGCACCGCGTATGACGATATTCGCCTGAAGCTCGGAAATCCGGTGCTTTATGGCGTCAGGAGCACGGCGGAATGGCTTTACCGGACGGAGCGTACCCGTCACACGAGCTGGTCCGACAGCTCGACCGTCCGGGGCGGAAGCTTCGAGATTTCCGCCGGAAACGAGGTAAGCAGTTCTCTCCGGGCCCGTTACGCCCGCCGTGAGCGCACGGACTCCGCCCAGCGCAGCGCGAGCGACCAGGCTCTGCTCGAGGGGTATCTGCGACCGACCGGTGGAAAAACGTTTTTCGAATATTCGTACCGCGCGGGACGGTCACGGGAAGCATCGCGACGGAAGAATTTCATCTATACCGGCGGCGGACGCGGTTCCTATAGGTGGGAAGACGACAATGGTGACGGCGTCCGTGACCCGGAGGAATTTATCCCGGACGAGCACGGTTCCTACTACCTGTACGAGGAGACGCTCGACGATTACAAGCCGGTCAACAGCGTCCAGCTCTTTGGCAGGCTCGGCGCGGACCTGCCAACCGGCAGGCTGATAAAAATCGGCGGCGCCGGATTAACCGTACGGTCGGAAACATCGTTCGAGGTCAAGGAAAAATCGACCGCATCCGCCGGGGACGTGTTTCTTCTGAGGCTCGACCGATTCAGGGAGAAGGGCCGGACCACCTCGGGGGAATCACGTGTCCAGGAGGACCTGACCGTCCCCCTCTACGACGGCGGAGGATCGCTCAGGCTCCGTGTTTTCCGGCTCGATTCGTACAACGCGGAATTCGTATCGGGCGCAGAACGAAAAATGAACGAAGAACAGTCGATACGGCTGCGGATGCCGCTTTCCGGGCAGACGGACACCGAGATCACCCTCAGCCGCTCCCTCTGGAACCGCATCATGGAACAGACATCGGGCGGAAACTTCAGAGTGCGGTCGCTGTCGGGCGACACCGGCGTTTCGTATTATCCGCAGCGCGCAACCACGGTCGGCGTTACCGTCATGGCAGGCTACGACCGTGAGGACATAACCGGCGTTACTGCAAGGTTCTATTCACTCAAGCCCGTGTTCACCTACCGTTTTTCGGGCCGGGGGAAAGTCGAGACATCGTACATGCTCACTTCGGTCACTCTCGGCAATACCGTGCCCGGTTTCCGCATCCCTTACACCATGGCGCGGGGGCGCAAGGAAGGAGACAACCACGATGTTTCGGTGATGTACGATTACCGTGTGTCGAACCGAATCAACATTGTCGCGACCTACACGGGCCGTAAATTCGCGGGGAGTTCTTTCGAGAACTTCGCACAGGTGCAGATGCGAACGCTGTTTTGAGAAAGAATGGAGCAGATAGAACACGGATTGGCGCGGATTAGGATTTTTCGCAATTTTAACCACGAAGTCACAAAGGAAAAACATATAACCTTGTTATTCTATTATTTATTATCACTCATGTATTGTATGAGTATCGTCATTCCCAAGAACGAAGTGAATTGGGAATCCAGTATTAATATCGCTCTGTCATGAGCATTATATGTGGATTCCCGTTTTCACGGGAATGACACATAAACACTTAAAAACAAGTCATTTATAAGGTTATACATTAATTATTGCACCGGCGATTAAACAGTGAAATATATTTCGGAAATTGAGCCCTATAAAGGTGATTCGATACAATCTGTGTAACTGCGCACCAAGCCGTCATTCCCGCAAAAGCGGGAATCCATGTTTTTTTACTTCCGGTATCATTCTTTATTCGCCGGAGCAATAAATAGCAGGAAAATATACAAAAAAACTTTTTGTCTTTATGTCTTCGTGGTAAATATTTTCATATCCATCAGGATTTAAACGGTGTTCAGACCATTATGACTCGAAAAAGATACAGCCTGTTTTTCGTTGTGCTCACCTTGCTGGCTGCTGCTTCAACTGAATCACCGGCGCAGAAACCGGAAACTGCCCCCGGCACGGTGTTTCCGTTTACCGCCCGGACAGCGGGTGCG is a genomic window of bacterium containing:
- a CDS encoding cytochrome c family protein, with product MKRKLCACITGIVVVALGVLFSPYSGYAQEGDHGYVSSKGCGMCHKPIKGVWDNHSHARMLRPVEGGAAPEGVDVTLPEGMTWADLTYLIGGDKHYARFVNSKGYVATGEKAQWSLDGKAMTAFKPDIPNGTLKYECIKCHVVGWSATDTYEKGVKNELEGIPGKWYENSVGCEACHGPGHEHVILKGKSDLKKKDAKADLKIVVTKKSDLCGECHKRNADDKINVKAPELIESRQQYSEMKLNKKGKMNYPRCVDCHNPHATSRTDDGFVKQCEDCHKGDHAKPVKIAAMKDLTCRQCHMPLAVRGAFDSMEKGYHRGDAHSHIFGITLDPDYKLDDGTGHATINGDGFARLTVEMTCYACHQSGAASDKSREVLLEMGKQVH
- a CDS encoding glycosyltransferase family 4 protein, which gives rise to MKVCHLTSVHIPFDTRIFHKECRSLADAGYEVHLVAPHDRDEVVDGVRIHAVRRRHSKLKRMMFSPVDVLRKALKIDAPLYHFHDPELIPAGLILRALGKSVIYDVHEDYPETVPNKQVVPRAFGQPAGLIMRLIERCASPLFSAVVVVTPAIHARFRSYTGKTHLIYNFPIVRDHGAIPWESREDAVCYLGSIASNRGILEMVKAIALVREKIPAKLILAGDFTSKSLEREISALPEFSSVEYHGFVEFDESDKLLARAKAGLIVVHPEQRYRVSYPNKLFEYMMAGIPVIASDFPLWREMIEESQCGILVDPLDPDAIADAIVTMLQNPGEAQAMGTRGHEAAKEKYRWENENRKLLTLYESLPGGHS